AAGAGCCAGAAACAGGagaaaatggagaagagagagggaagagaaaggggcaaaacaggaggggaaaaagagcagaagtgaaggaaagaggaaagagagctgGATGAGTTGGGAAGGATGTGGGAAGCCTAGGAAAGAGGGGACCAGGAAGAGGACATCAGAGGACGTCAGAACTTGGCAGAGAACCTCCAGTGAGAAGAGGGAGTCAGGAGCCACTGGGCAGAGCCTCAGACCCTGACAAAAACCAGGCGGGCCGAGTACACCAGATCGGCCACGTAAGCCAGCAGGTTGATGGCTGTCAAGATGGCCACGGCCAGGCGGCGGTCCCAGGAACACACGTAGTAGGTGTGCTGACTGCCGCAGCTCACATCCCTGTACCGCCGGGGCTGGCCGCCATACTTCTCGTCGAACTGGTAGAGGGGCCAGAGGACCAGAGCGGTGGCGTAGAGGAGGACAGAGAGCAGGGCCAGCCCAGAGAGGaagctggggaaggggaagggcagCATGTTGGTGCAGTCACCCAGGTTCAGCAGGATGGCCACGGCTGCCAGGATGAAGCAGATGGAATAGACGGCCACGCACCACTCCAGGGCCGGCTGGTGCTGGTACAGGTAGGGGCTGCTGATGAAGGCGAAGATGACACAGGCCACGAAGGTCTCCAGCACCTTGAGCAGGCCCGGCACGGTGGCCATGTAGCCAGTGATCTCACCAGGCCGGGCCCGGGTCCAGGCCACTTCGGTGGCGTAAGCCACACAGGCGATGCAGGAGAAGGTGGTGGCGGCGATGGCATGGTCCCGGGAGCGGCCGTGAGACATGAACTGGACGTAGGTGGTGGGGTAGATGATGGAAGCCGAGAGGCAGAAGAGGGCAGCGTAGCAGGCGTAGGTGATGGGGAAGTTGCGCCAGGACAGGGGGAAGCGGGCCTGGAGCCCTCCTAACTCGACGATGAGGATGATGAGGGTCACGGCGAAGCAGAAGCACCAGGTGAACATGGACCAGTTACCCATGGCCCCCGTCCAGGCGCCCACACTGGCCACCAGAGAGAAGGCCACACAGGTGGAGAGCAGCTGCAGCAGGCGGAGGAGGCCCAGGGGCTGGGTCAGCGCCCGAGGGGACCCCACGATGGTCGGGTAGCTCAGGCCTGAGGACGACGATGTGGTGGTCGTGATGGTGGTGCGGGTCACCGTCACCGGCATGGCTGCGGGAGGGGAAAGAAAGTGTCCCAAGAAAGTTGCAAACTGGAGAATCCAGGCTCCCAGCCCTTGCCTCCCTGGTGGGGCAGGGAGTGTGGACAGAGTAATCTGGTCTCCAGCGGGGGGGGTACCCAGGATGCGGGCCTTCCAGTTTTCAAAGTAGGCTAGTCCCAGGCCTACTGGGATGAGGTGTCACCCAGGTGCTAGCCCCCTCTTCGCTCCGCCCTCAGGTTTCCCGCCTCCCACGTCAGAGCTCAGGACTGTaggctcctctttctcttcttcccaagATCCTCCTTTCCTTGCCCCGAAATCCCCCTCCTGTAAAACCACATGCCTCCCTTCCCACTCCAGACCCGTAAACCTGCCCTACTTCCTCCTGGGACTCAGCCACCCAGCCACCCAGCCACCCAAGAGTCTGTTCTAAAGCACActcctcccctgcccttcccATAACCCCTGTCAGAAGAAGAGGCCCTGCCTTCTGTGACCTCTTAAAAACCCCATCTCCACACTTCCTCCCTTTGGAGGACCCAGAGCTCTGCACCCCAGCGCCTGTGCCCAACTTCCTTCTTTCACCTAACGGACTTAAATATTTCCAGCCTCCAAATGGTCACGAGTCCAGCTTCCAAGTGGGAACATTCTCAGAGAACCCATGTCTGATCAGAGGGCCCAACCTCCCTGCCTGTCGCCTCTCCCTGAGCAGGCATCTGGTCCCAGCTCCTAGAAGACTAAGGGCTCTCCCTCCCTCTTGGAACTAATGTTCCATCTCAGGAGTCTGCTTTAGTCTGGAGTACTTCTTTGCAGAGGAAGCTGGGCTTCCCCCTGCCTATCTCCATGGGGTCCAGCCCCGCTCAGGAACCAACCAGCTAGTTCCCCAACTTCTGGAAAATGCAGCTACCCAGATTCTCAGCCAGTCCAGTGCCACTGAGAACTCAAGGCCTCTCTCATTCAGTAATACAGCTTCCCACCCTGAGGCTCTGGGCCCGCAGCACCAAGCACACCAGCCTCTGGGAAATCCGCTGTCTTCTGTCCCTTCAGAATCTATTGTTTAACATCCTTGTCCCAAAGGCCTAGCCTCAATTTCTGACCAGGGGTCCAGGTCCTCCCTCAGGCCCTAAAATATCTAATCACTTGGCTCCCACCCCTAAAAAGCTCAGAAGGCCTCTCTCAGCCACAGGGAAATAAACCTTCCTCCTTCCGGGGTCAGGCAGTGTCCCAGCTGGTTCCTACACAACAACTCCCTGAAGACACAAGAGGCCAGCCCCTAAACATGCTGCTTCCTCAGATACACAGGCGTCTGGGCCCCTCTCTTTGGAACCCAAAGATCTCAGGATCTGGGAGTCcatgtccccagcccctccttcagACCCAGCAGCACCCACCACCCAAAACTCTGGCCTCAGACTCCAATATTCAGGACGCTCAGCTGGCTCCTGCCTCTGACACGGGAGTCCAGGCCTCCAAGTCCTCCTCCTTCAGGCCCAGGAATacagccccccagcccctcctccctcagacccaggagtCCAGACCCCAGAGACCCCAGCGCACTCACCAGCGGCCTTCGCTGAGGACCCCACCAGAGGAAGATTCGGCTCTGGAGGCCGACTAAGTCAGACACCTGGAAAAGGCCAGTCggagggcaggagggaaagagaacGTCAGCCTCCAGCTGGGACCCGGCTCCGCCCTCCCGGGACCCAGGCGACCAGCTGGCCCGCCGCCCGCCCGGGTTTCGCCGGGAACACGAGGTGAGGCTCTGCAGACCCTGGGCGCGCCTCCCGGCCAGGGCAGGGACTTGGCCCCGATCCCCAAGGAGGTCCGGGTGGGTGACCCCAGGGAAGCCccgccccttccttcctcccctcgtCCCTTACTGCGCCGGCGGGAAAGCAGGGAGCCCGGCGAAAGTGTAAGTCCTGCGGGCCGGCGTGGGCGTGTGTCATCCTAACCCTGCTCCGGCCGGGAAAACCGCGGGGCCGGCGGCGGGAGGGACCTGGGCGGTGGCTGCGGGGGCGGGCGGCCCAGCCGGCGCCGCGTCTCCGTGCCTTATAAGGGCTTCAAGTCAGCCCAGTCATTCGGAATGTGGCGGGGACCCGGAGGCGGTGCTGGGACCCCCGCCCTGCTCGTGGATtccggggcggggggtggggggagtggggcgGGAAGCCCGGACTCCAGGTTCCAGGAGGAGAATCCTGCAAGTTCGAATTTCTGAGTCCTTCAAAATGTGAGTTCTGGGTCCTGATATGGTGGGCTGGGAGCCTGGACCCCCAGGAAGGTCTCAAAGAGAGGAATAGTTGGGAATCCGGACCCCTGGGTTCGCCCAgaggaccacccccccccccgccatggGTCAGGAAACTGCACAGTATTGGAATCCAGTCCCTAGATAGTAACCACACCTCCCGCCACCTTCCGGAAGGCAGGTTTCTCGGCTAGAGCTGGGCCTCCCGGGCCACCTGGGAGGTGCTGCGCGGGAGCCCGCCGCCTCCTGCTCCGCCCCCACCCGGTCCGTTAGGAGGAAGTTGGGACGCTCCCAGAGATAAGAGGGCAGGTCACAATCAGTAAGTATCCTCTGGAAAGTTGGTTAGCGCACGGACCACCCGGACGGAAGGGGTCCATCTCCACTCTCAGCGCCCCCAGCCGCCGCTTGAGGTCAGAGCTCAGGAATGCACTGCCAGAGACCGGAGGAGGGAGAAGTAACACCCTTGCGGCTTCCCGACGTAGCTCAGGGCCTCTCACGGCCACGCCCcagtcctctccccacctccacgccAAGCACCACACCCCATCACTCCACTAACTCAGAATCGCGCCCTGAACCCCAGCTTCTGCTTTCAACACCCCGGGGCCCAGCTCTGTCCACACTTTGGGAGAGGGGTGTTGAATCTCAGCacgcccccagccccctcccactggCCATTCTAGTCTAAAGTTCAGACTCGGTCCCCTGGATGGGAAGGTCAGCCACTCTCTCAAATCCAGGGCTTCCAACTCCaagctcctccccagccccccaggaCCTCCTTGTACCAGATTCCAGTCCCCTTCAACCTGGGCACCAAGAAGTCCCCATCCCTCTGCACCCTCAGACCCaagccaggcccccagcccctcctccatcaGACCCAGGAGTATAggcccccagcctctcctccatCAGACCCCACAGTCTAGGCTCCAGGCATCCTCCTTTTTCAGATGCATGACCTGTGTGAGTTCAGGTCTCCAGCGCTCTCCCAGGAACCCGAGTCCTGAACCAGCCCGTCTTTCTAGGGACTCAGACATTTGGAATCCCTCTGCACCCAAGAATCCTGGACGTTGCTCCCACCCTCAAGGATTCCCGCAGCCTCACCTTACAGGCCTGTGGCGGCTGCGGCTGAAGCAGAGGCGACAGCTGCGGACCAGAAGGGTCTGCGGGCTGGGTGGGGTTGGCTGGCAGGACAGAGTGTGTGGGCGGGGCCGGAGGCGGGGCCAGAGATCCGGGCTCTAGGCGAGTAAGGGACTCCCCCAGCCAGGGCTATCCCAGCCCCGCCCCGAGGGCGGGGCCAAGGCAAAGACCACAGCCCTCCAGGGATAAATACACGGCGGATCCTCCGCCCCGCCAGCGGTGGGGGTTGAGGGCTGAGGTCACTGTTTCCGTGGTGACAAAACAGGAAGACACAACAGCTGGCGGAGTGGAGGCTCTAGGGGGCTGCCCTCCTCGACACAGCTCTAGAGAAGTCTCCAGGGCAGGCCTTGGAAGGCCGTTGCCATGGCAACCCCTCTGTTTAGACTTTGTTTAGGACAAAGCCCCCCAGCCCAggtccccaccccaggctcacCTCACTCagttctccctctccctttctgccCACTCCTTCCTCGTCTGCTCCAGCCCCGCTCGTCCAGGATGGATGAAATCTTGGACATCTGGGTGGCCGCGGGTTGGAGGGCCGGGTCTCTCAGTTTAATGGGGTCTATGGGCTAGGGTTTCTGCCTCTTGGGTCCCTGAAGTAGGAAAGAGTGAGGGGTGTGCTGATCCCTAGGCTTTAGGGGGTTTCTGGGCTGAGGTCCCGTCTCCTGGGTCCCCAAAAGAACTGTGGTTGGATTTCTGTGTTTAAGGTTCTTAAGGGAGGAACAAACTGGGTCCCCTAATCCTCATTTACACTGGGATTCGCGGTGTGAGGGACTTACGGGCCCGACCCCTGGGTCCCCTATGTGACTGTCGgtaagggcaggggagggggtttATTGGTAGCAAAATTTCTGGAATCGGGGAGATATGAATTGGGGGCATGGACTCCCAGGTTCCACATGACGCCAAGGCTGCGGGCCCAGATGTGGTTGTAAGCCGAGCCTCTTGGGTCTGGAAGGGAGAGATATTTTTGGCCTGCATTCTTGGCTCCTACAAAGAGGGAGGGGCTCAGAAGCTTAACGAGGACGAGGCTGGGGGTGCTGAGGGCTCCAGATTCCTGGTTCCTGCAAGAGGGAAGGCCCCAGTGCAGGAGGGGGGCCCCGGGGTCTTTTCTAAGGGGCGGCTCTGGGGCCCTGAAACGGATTGACAGAGCCAAGAAGACAGCGGGAGCTGAAGGTCGCGACGCATGGCCcggggctggggcgggagggGACCGGGGCGCCCGGGTCCCTGCCTGCTGGCCGGGCTCACTCACCGCGATCCGCAGTCTTCCTAGGCGCGGCCTCGCTCGCGGCTGTCGCTGGGCGGGGcctggtggcggcggcggcggatgCTGGGCGGCGCTGAGCTAACGGGGCGCTGTCCGCGAGGCTGCTGCTGGGTGCCTTCCAGGCCGCCTACTGAGGAGGCTTTGAGGCCGAGCCCCTGGGTGGAAGCCGGCGCGCGGCGCGGAgggaggggtaggaagggacgCGGGAGCTCTGTGTCCCCGGCTGCGTGCCCTACGGAGCGGGAGGGGCCGGGGGACACCTGGACGCTGTGTGCGCGGCAgaagcggggggcggggggggggaagggTGTGCAGCCTGCGTGCCCACTTTTGCGCCCCGCAAAGGCGGTAGACGCAGACCGTCTGTCATCCTGTGCCCTGCCCAGGAGAAGGGGTCTCCACGAGCCCCGCGTCAGGACGTACAAGGAGTCAGGACTGGTCTTCGCCGGAGGTTCTCCAGAGACGACCCCAGATTCTACTCACACACCTCCGTGGCCTCCAGCGTAGAAGCCGCTCTTACTCACTTCCTGCCCAGCTCCTAAGATACCCCAGATAGTTCAGAGGCCGTCTCTACGCACGCAGTTGACTACAGTTGTGCTCGCTGGTGGAAGTGTTTCCCCTCCAGGCACGAAAACCCTCAAAACAGCAGAGTTTAGGGTGGCAGGAACAGGAAACAAACATTTACAGACTGAGTCATCAGGTGTGATCCCGAGAGGTGACCCGCAGGGTTCCCGGGTCTGTGTAATCTGGCTGCGTGTAGTGTTTACCCCGCCTGCGGAGCAGCACGTGGACCCCAGAGATGCGGTCTCCATCCCGGCACTGAAATCCCGTCTCAAACAGGCCGTGCCTCTGTTCTGTGAGTCTAGCTGCCTCTGGGTGATTGGGGTACGTGGACCCGCCCACTGACTTACTAACAAACCGAGTTCCTTGATCAGAAGCAATACTGTGTGGGTTAACACGACGGTGAATAGGGCCATTCAGCGTGTGTGCAGATGCCGCCGTTGGCAGGAATGTGGAGGGCAAGGAAAGCAAATATAACCCGGAGTTAATTATTTCAGGCAGGAAAGTCGTTGCCCAATCCACGATGGAAGGGGTCCAATGTGGTCCTCAGGTGACCGCGTATCTGGCTGGTCTCCCTAGGAAACCATACCACACTGAAggcccagccctgctgctgcccAGTAAGGTGGCCTCCCCATCAGCCCATCAGTGACAACGCTCTCTAAGCTTTGATGAGGCAAGACCATGTATAGCCCGCCATGGTCACTTTGCTCATAAGCCCATTAAGCCTGTGCTGGGGAGACTGGGGAAAGAAGCTGACTGAGCGTGGGCACCTGATCTCCTTAGTGGTTAGTGGCAGTCTGTGTAAGAGAGg
This Camelus bactrianus isolate YW-2024 breed Bactrian camel chromosome 9, ASM4877302v1, whole genome shotgun sequence DNA region includes the following protein-coding sequences:
- the MYADM gene encoding myeloid-associated differentiation marker yields the protein MPVTVTRTTITTTTSSSSGLSYPTIVGSPRALTQPLGLLRLLQLLSTCVAFSLVASVGAWTGAMGNWSMFTWCFCFAVTLIILIVELGGLQARFPLSWRNFPITYACYAALFCLSASIIYPTTYVQFMSHGRSRDHAIAATTFSCIACVAYATEVAWTRARPGEITGYMATVPGLLKVLETFVACVIFAFISSPYLYQHQPALEWCVAVYSICFILAAVAILLNLGDCTNMLPFPFPSFLSGLALLSVLLYATALVLWPLYQFDEKYGGQPRRYRDVSCGSQHTYYVCSWDRRLAVAILTAINLLAYVADLVYSARLVFVRV